The Halosimplex litoreum genome has a window encoding:
- a CDS encoding AMP-dependent synthetase/ligase, with translation MNSPEPTGQWWAAEQSYTDAVVGEDTLAAMFEGAADRYGSAPAQRYKGGVYDRSLAPGVIPAAPDGEYADVSYEEMRSIVRRLAAGFRDLGVEAGDRIAIFAPTRMEWALADFAALAAGAAVTTVYTDSSPKQVRYLLDDPEATGVVVGDDSLLERVQAVEEDLDLSFSVVMDETAPDGPAADREDALTMAELYERGDETFDPDAYRRWIDERDPDDLASIIYTSGTTGQPKGVQLTHRNFRANVNQCRKRMGPRPDKGETPVLDEGSRTISFLPLAHVFERLAGHFLMFASGATVGYAESPDTLPEDLGLLSPTTGASVPRVYERIFDNMREQASDSAAKQRIFEWAVGVARDYARADSPGAVLSAKRSLADRLVYSTVKERMGGEIEFLVSGGGSLSQELAEMFLGMGIPIVEGYGLTETAPVLSVNPTEAIRPGTMGPPVTEVDARVDESAVGDGQFPEAEGPVGELEVTGPNVTDGYWNMPAETDATFTADGYFRTGDIVEITPEGYLRYKDRLKQLIVLSTGKNVAPEPIEDRFATSDRVDQVMVVGDDRKFVGAVVVPNFEAVRRWADREGIDLPADDEAVCRDERVREWVGQALDEVNADLERVERIKAFELVSREWTADNDLLTPSMKKKRRNIRHVHDEAIERIYEERAAATAE, from the coding sequence ATGAATTCTCCGGAGCCCACTGGCCAGTGGTGGGCCGCAGAGCAGTCCTACACCGACGCGGTCGTCGGGGAGGACACGCTCGCAGCGATGTTCGAGGGAGCGGCCGACCGCTACGGGTCGGCGCCGGCCCAGCGCTACAAGGGCGGCGTCTACGACCGGTCGCTCGCACCCGGGGTGATCCCGGCGGCGCCCGACGGGGAGTACGCCGACGTCTCCTACGAGGAGATGCGGTCGATCGTCCGGCGACTGGCCGCGGGGTTCCGGGACCTGGGGGTCGAAGCGGGCGACCGAATCGCCATCTTCGCGCCGACGCGGATGGAGTGGGCGCTGGCGGATTTCGCGGCGCTCGCGGCCGGCGCCGCGGTGACGACCGTCTACACCGATTCCTCGCCGAAACAGGTGCGGTACCTGCTCGACGACCCCGAGGCGACGGGCGTCGTCGTCGGCGACGATTCGCTGCTGGAGCGAGTGCAAGCGGTCGAAGAGGACCTCGATCTCTCCTTTTCGGTCGTGATGGACGAGACCGCGCCGGACGGTCCGGCGGCAGACCGCGAGGACGCTCTGACGATGGCGGAGCTGTACGAGCGTGGCGACGAGACGTTCGACCCGGACGCCTACCGGAGGTGGATCGACGAGCGCGACCCCGACGATCTGGCGAGTATCATCTACACCTCGGGCACCACGGGCCAGCCGAAGGGCGTCCAGCTCACCCATCGAAACTTCCGGGCGAACGTCAACCAGTGTCGCAAGCGCATGGGGCCGCGCCCGGACAAGGGCGAGACACCGGTGCTCGACGAGGGCTCGCGGACCATCTCCTTTCTCCCGCTCGCACACGTCTTCGAGCGACTGGCCGGACACTTCCTCATGTTCGCCTCCGGGGCCACCGTCGGGTACGCCGAGAGCCCGGACACGCTCCCCGAGGACCTGGGCTTGCTCAGCCCGACGACGGGCGCGAGCGTCCCTCGCGTGTACGAACGTATCTTCGACAATATGCGCGAGCAGGCCAGCGACTCGGCGGCCAAACAGCGGATCTTCGAGTGGGCCGTCGGCGTCGCGCGCGACTACGCGCGAGCCGACAGTCCGGGCGCCGTTCTCAGCGCCAAACGCTCGCTCGCCGATCGGCTGGTGTACTCGACGGTCAAAGAGCGGATGGGCGGGGAGATCGAGTTCCTCGTCAGCGGCGGCGGGAGCCTCAGCCAGGAACTCGCGGAGATGTTCCTCGGGATGGGGATCCCCATCGTCGAGGGGTACGGCCTGACGGAGACGGCGCCAGTCCTCTCGGTCAACCCGACCGAGGCGATCCGTCCCGGGACGATGGGCCCGCCGGTGACCGAGGTCGACGCCCGCGTCGACGAGTCGGCGGTCGGCGACGGCCAGTTCCCCGAGGCCGAGGGGCCGGTCGGCGAGCTCGAAGTGACCGGCCCGAACGTCACCGACGGCTACTGGAACATGCCCGCCGAGACCGACGCGACGTTCACCGCGGACGGCTACTTCCGGACGGGCGACATCGTCGAGATAACGCCCGAGGGGTACCTCCGGTACAAGGACCGGCTGAAGCAACTCATCGTCCTTTCGACGGGGAAAAACGTCGCGCCGGAGCCGATCGAGGACCGGTTCGCGACCAGCGACCGGGTCGACCAGGTGATGGTCGTCGGCGACGACCGCAAGTTCGTCGGTGCGGTCGTGGTCCCCAACTTCGAGGCGGTCCGACGGTGGGCCGACCGCGAGGGGATCGACCTGCCGGCCGACGACGAGGCGGTCTGCCGCGACGAGCGGGTCCGCGAGTGGGTCGGCCAAGCGCTCGACGAGGTCAACGCCGACCTCGAACGGGTCGAGCGGATCAAGGCCTTCGAGCTCGTCTCCCGAGAGTGGACCGCCGACAACGACCTGTTGACCCCCTCGATGAAGAAAAAGCGCCGGAACATCCGCCACGTCCACGACGAGGCCATCGAGCGGATCTACGAGGAGCGGGCCGCCGCTACCGCCGAGTGA